The following proteins come from a genomic window of Achromobacter sp. AONIH1:
- a CDS encoding DUF3275 family protein, producing the protein MAVTSAPEQSGSPITVPGQLTLRTIRGRNGPFNVGRLVTPIGKFAVKDAELEQYPEGKYDGEFVIRYIFPKSYPVGDGMRFEIRANLDGMTLNGIDKLSRDEARSFTTQEVDPLDEELGTQPAATPTKPAKASRPAKPASVQASADPLIDTTPFGVDAPPPAAAAALGSTEDGDAALFGLLWPLGESVKLDSTIDRRTLRAQIARLGELGYALDFKTQEWSRQAELQPA; encoded by the coding sequence ATGGCAGTCACATCGGCGCCCGAGCAATCGGGTTCGCCCATCACCGTCCCAGGCCAACTCACGTTGCGCACGATCCGCGGAAGAAACGGCCCTTTCAACGTCGGCCGACTTGTCACCCCCATCGGCAAGTTCGCGGTGAAGGATGCGGAGCTGGAGCAGTACCCCGAAGGCAAGTACGACGGGGAGTTCGTCATCCGCTACATCTTCCCGAAGTCCTATCCCGTCGGCGACGGCATGCGGTTCGAGATCCGTGCCAACCTGGACGGGATGACGCTCAACGGCATCGACAAACTGAGCCGTGACGAGGCACGCAGCTTCACCACCCAGGAAGTCGATCCGCTCGATGAAGAACTGGGCACGCAGCCTGCGGCAACGCCGACCAAGCCCGCCAAGGCATCCAGACCCGCCAAGCCCGCATCCGTGCAGGCGTCCGCGGACCCGCTGATCGATACCACGCCTTTTGGTGTGGATGCCCCGCCGCCCGCTGCGGCTGCTGCCCTCGGCAGCACCGAAGATGGCGACGCCGCGCTATTCGGGCTGCTCTGGCCGCTGGGAGAGTCCGTGAAACTGGATTCGACCATCGACCGCCGCACCCTGCGCGCGCAGATCGCCCGCTTGGGTGAACTGGGCTACGCGCTGGACTTCAAGACGCAGGAGTGGAGCCGCCAGGCCGAACTGCAACCTGCGTGA